In a genomic window of Procambarus clarkii isolate CNS0578487 chromosome 10, FALCON_Pclarkii_2.0, whole genome shotgun sequence:
- the LOC123751886 gene encoding uncharacterized protein — protein sequence MYGKMEEEEEEDGGRGRRKHQYHLHYHNNITTTQHQHQYHLHYHSSISITTTSASVPPPLPQQHQHHHNISISTTSTTTTASASPQPNISISTTSTTTTASASPQPNISISTTSTTTTAPTSPQPNISISTTSTTTTASASPQPNISISTTSTTTTASASPQPNISISTTSTTTTASASPQPNISISTTSTTTTASVSPQPNISISTTSTTTTASASPQPNISISTTSTTTTASASPQPNISISTTSTTTTASASPQPNISISTTSTTTTASASPQPNISISTTSTTTTASASPQPNISISTTSTTTTASASPQPNISISTTSTTTTASASPQPNISISTTSTTTTASASPHPNISINTTSTTTTASASPQHIHHLHNYTITITSPPNQKQHPYIICHNSYPNPRHPPQLSDSTALTGKKYTNGK from the coding sequence CATCagtaccacctccactaccacaacaacatcaccacaacacaacatcagcatcagtaccacctccactaccacagcagcatcagcatcaccaCAACATCAGCATCagtaccacctccactaccacaacagcatcagcatCACCACAACATCAGCATCagtaccacctccactaccacaacagcatcagcatCACCACAACCCAACATCAGCATCagtaccacctccactaccacaacagcatcagcatCACCACAACCCAACATCAGCATCagtaccacctccactaccacaacagcaccaacatcaccacaacccAACATCAGCATCagtaccacctccactaccacaacagcatcagcatCACCACAACCCAACATCAGCATCagtaccacctccactaccacaacagcatcagcatCACCACAACCCAACATCAGCATCagtaccacctccactaccacaacagcatcagcatCACCACAACCCAACATCAGCATCagtaccacctccactaccacaacagcatcagtatCACCACAACCCAACATCAGCATCagtaccacctccactaccacaacagcatcagcatCACCACAACCCAACATCAGCATCagtaccacctccactaccacaacagcatcagcatCACCACAACCCAACATCAGCATCagtaccacctccactaccacaacagcatcagcatCACCACAACCCAACATCAGCATCagtaccacctccactaccacaacagcatcagcatCACCACAACCCAACATCAGCATCagtaccacctccactaccacaacagcatcagcatCACCACAACCCAACATCAGCATCagtaccacctccactaccacaacagcatcagcatCACCACAACCCAACATCAGCATCagtaccacctccactaccacaacagcatcagcatCACCACAACCCAACATCAGCATCagtaccacctccactaccacaacagcatcagcatCACCACATCCCAACATCAGCATCaataccacctccactaccacaacagcatcagcatcaccacaacacatacatcaCCTCCACAACTACACGATCACAATTACATCACCACCAAATCAAAAACAACACCCATACATTATTTGTCACAACAGCTACCCAAACCCTCGCCACCCACCACAACTCTCTGACTCCACAGCACTCACAGGAAAAAAATATACGAACggtaaatga